From Juglans regia cultivar Chandler chromosome 6, Walnut 2.0, whole genome shotgun sequence, the proteins below share one genomic window:
- the LOC108998302 gene encoding glucan endo-1,3-beta-glucosidase-like, producing MGFLDAKDCKAFMAPISLLLGFFLSGLELTGAQSVGVCYGRNGNNLPSEADVINLYKRNGIGRMRIYEPNQPTLNALRGSNIELIIGIPNDNLQALTDAAAATKWVQNNVRNYWPDVKFRYIAVGNVVHPSDAEAQFVLPAMQNISNAIAAADLQDQIKVSTSIDTTLVENTYPPSQGSFIGGAASSFIKPIVDFLVSSGAPLLVNVYPYFAYTKNPQDLSLPYALFTSPGVVVTDPEGNRGYQNLFDALLDAHYSALEKAGAPNLQIVVSESGWPSEGGDGASVENAGTFYRNLINHVKGGTPMRPGQAIETYLFAMFDENLKTPETERHFGLFSPSQQPKYQISFRDANKYTYMYIALNNRVLMRCIQ from the exons ATGGGTTTCTTGGATGCAAAAGATTGCAAAGCTTTTATGGCTCCCATATCGCTACTTCTTGGTTTTTTCTTATCTGGCCTAGAACTAACAG GCGCACAATCTGTCGGTGTATGCTATGGAAGAAATGGCAACAATCTCCCATCTGAAGCAGATGTTATAAATCTATACAAAAGAAATGGCATTGGAAGGATGCGGATTTATGAACCAAACCAACCAACTCTGAACGCCCTTAGAGGATCAAACATTGAGCTAATCATCGGCATCCCCAACGATAACCTTCAAGCCCTCACTGATGCTGCGGCAGCAACAAAATGGGTCCAGAACAACGTAAGAAACTACTGGCCTGATGTCAAATTCCGATACATTGCTGTCGGGAACGTAGTGCATCCAAGTGATGCTGAAGCCCAATTTGTTTTACCTGCCATGCAAAACATAAGCAATGCAATTGCAGCTGCAGATTTACAGGACCAAATCAAGGTGTCAACATCCATTGACACAACTTTGGTGGAAAATACGTATCCTCCATCACAAGGCTCCTTCATTGGTGGCGCAGCAAGTTCATTTATAAAGCCAATCGTCGATTTCCTCGTCAGCAGTGGAGCACCACTTCTAGTCAATGTGTATCCCTACTTTGCCTATACCAAGAACCCTCAAGACCTTTCCCTTCCATATGCCTTGTTTACTTCTCCAGGGGTTGTGGTCACAGACCCAGAAGGTAATCGTGGGTACCAGAATCTTTTTGATGCATTGTTGGATGCTCATTACTCTGCTCTTGAGAAAGCTGGTGCACCTAATCTGCAAATCGTTGTATCAGAGAGCGGTTGGCCATCAGAAGGGGGTGATGGAGCAAGCGTAGAAAATGCAGGCACTTTCTACAGAAATTTGATTAATCATGTGAAGGGTGGGACTCCAATGAGGCCTGGACAAGCAAtagaaacttatttgtttgcCATGTTTGATGAAAACCTGAAGACTCCAGAAACTGAGAGACATTTTGGTCTCTTCTCCCCGAGCCAACAACCCAAGTACCAAATCAGTTTTCGCGATGCCAATAAATATACTTACATGTATATTGCTCTAAATAACAGAGTCTTGATGCGATGTATTCAATAA
- the LOC108979356 gene encoding aspartic proteinase NANA, chloroplast — MMKWRTISLLFMIFLLSICLSFHGLVLAHDFPYEEPDMMRLELIHRHSPQFIGTVHGGPWPFKTRLERIKELVERDIVRHRVTISHKRGGQGRLSTRRKDQETSAEMPMRSGADYGTGQYFVHVKVGKPARSFLLIADAGSELTWVNCRYGCGPKNCNTHKGRLRDHRRVYLTDRSSSFETIPCSSKMCKIELMNLFSLARCPTPSTPCAYDYSYLDGSAALGFFANDTITVGLTNGRKMMLENVLIGCTESTRGEGFKGADGVLGLGYGKHSFATKAAGKFGDKFSYCLVDHLSPKNISNQLIFGTNRNKDSLSRNIQHTKLLLDAIPPFYAVNILGISIGGVMLRIPTEVWDASLGGGTILDSGSSLTLLAEPAYNPVMTALQMSVSTYERLDIKPFEYCFKSTGFNESLVPRLVFHFTDGARFEPPVKSYIIDVAPRSKCLGFVSVIWPSTSIIGNIMQQNNLWEFDLVQGTVGFAPSSCT, encoded by the exons ATGATGAAGTGGAGAACGATTTCTCTCCTCTTCATGATCTTCTTGCTTTCCATTTGTCTTAGTTTTCATGGTTTGGTTTTGGCTCACGACTTTCCCTATGAGGAACCCGACATGATGAGATTGGAGTTAATACATCGGCACAGTCCTCAATTCATTGGGACAGTGCATGGGGGGCCATGGCCTTTTAAAACTCGGCTGGAACGCATTAAAGAGCTCGTCGAGCGTGACATCGTGCGGCACCGCGTCACCATCTCCCACAAACGCGGCGGCCAAGGCCGGTTGAGCACGAGGAGAAAGGACCAGGAAACCTCTGCCGAAATGCCAATGCGCTCGGGTGCGGATTATGGGACGGGTCAGTACTTTGTGCACGTCAAAGTTGGGAAGCCGGCGCGGTCATTTCTTCTGATTGCGGATGCTGGGAGCGAGTTGACATGGGTGAACTGTAGATATGGTTGTGGGCCGAAGAACTGCAACACCCATAAAGGAAGACTAAGAGACCACCGGCGGGTCTATCTCACGGATCGCTCTTCTTCCTTTGAGACTATCCCATGCTCATCCAAGATGTGTAAGATTGAGCTCATGAATCTCTTCTCCCTCGCGCGCTGCCCCACCCCATCCACCCCCTGCGCCTATGATTACAG TTACCTTGACGGATCGGCTGCATTGGGGTTCTTCGCCAACGACACCATAACAGTTGGCCTAACAAATGGTAGGAAGATGATGCTAGAGAATGTGCTAATTGGTTGTACCGAGTCTACTCGGGGTGAGGGGTTCAAGGGAGCTGATGGTGTATTAGGGTTGGGCTACGGCAAGCACAGCTTTGCGACAAAAGCAGCTGGAAAATTTGGTGACAAGTTTTCATATTGCCTAGTTGATCACTTAAGCCCCAAGAACATCTCAAATCAGCTCATTTTTGGTACCAATAGAAATAAGGATTCATTGTCAAGGAATATCCAACATACCAAGCTCCTTCTCGATGCCATACCGCCATTCTATGCTGTAAACATATTGGGCATCTCCATTGGTGGGGTGATGTTGAGAATACCAACAGAAGTTTGGGATGCAAGTCTTGGTGGTGGAACAATTCTTGATTCAGGCTCAAGCCTAACACTTCTAGCAGAGCCAGCTTACAATCCCGTCATGACTGCATTGCAAATGTCTGTATCAACATATGAAAGATTGGACATAAAACCATTTGAGTATTGCTTCAAATCGACAGGATTCAATGAGTCATTGGTGCCAAGATTAGTATTTCATTTCACAGACGGAGCTCGATTTGAGCCGCCGGTTAAGAGCTATATCATTGATGTTGCTCCTCGGTCGAAGTGTCTCGGATTTGTGTCAGTAATTTGGCCTTCCACCTCTATAATTGGCAATATTATGCAGCAAAACAATTTGTGGGAATTTGATTTGGTGCAAGGTACAGTGGGTTTTGCGCCCTCTAGCTGCACCTAG